The Elgaria multicarinata webbii isolate HBS135686 ecotype San Diego chromosome 13, rElgMul1.1.pri, whole genome shotgun sequence region gaagtaaacaacagtGCCCccttttgatcccgctgcttctcctgcacacagcaggagagagcggcaacttccgtctttaaaaataagtcggacttactggggtgttcttttgtcacacgaaggctagaaggggcaggaggcagatgtcgtggtggtgagagggacccgtgaaaatccgtgagtgccctgtaacaagcgtgcaataaaacacttgtctgatggagctcttgatCATGGCTGTTACATCATGCATAGCCCACTTTCCTGGAAGGGATGCGGCTTCCAGCAGCCACCCTCCACTTCTACATCGAGCTACTTGGAGTTcgctttactaggggtgtgctccgttccgttacggatccccggatccgaagtggAGCAGGCTGATtcggacctctgaagcccggttctggagtggattgggggaggtctggatcggcccaaAGTGTTTCGGACTagtccgaagctttggagccaggtaaggggggagggggcttattcaccccccattttgtccccctttccctacttacctgcctccaccgtccaccgcagaggcaagtaagtggggaagggaggcaaaatgggggccgaatatcgatctggacctctggTTCTCGctctggatctggttccggaTCGGGATCTGAACTGGTTCGGGGGTcctatgcacagccctactctttaCTTCGGTTATGTCTTCTATAGCCAAAGTAACAGCCACTGTGCTTAGTGTGTCTATGCAGTTAAGCTTTACACTGAATCGCCATAACTTGTTGCATTTCATGGCcacttccatccccccccccccgcctctctctGCCACTTCATGTACTGGTGGGAGCAAGTGCTGCAAAAACTCCTCCCGTGCCAGGGCtgctagtttttaaggtgccaaaaTATGCCTCTGTTGCTTTGATAAGTAGTCGTCTTACAAGCAACTCTGTGAGCAAGATTCACTTGCAGGCGGAAACCTGGATCCTCCTAGGGATGAAATGGCAACCAGGAGTATCCGCCGGGCACCCAGTGCTGCAGGTTGGGCGTAGACAGACAGACTGACGCTCCAAGGAGGCCTTCTTAACCTTTCAGCTGGTTTATGGTTAGCAAGAAGAGACTCCTTGAAGTTTTAGCTTCCCTTTTTCCGTCAAGGTAGGTACAACTACACACCAAACCGCTACTGGCTTTATGTCAGCTTGCATGTcatggtccccccaccccccaataacatCCTGAAAACTGCAGAGCCTGGGGTGCCAGGGGTCCCTTTCTTCTAGCCacagaagggggcagggggtcCCCTAGCCAGGACGAGTGTGGGTCTCATAGCGCACATGAACACataatgcagggggtggggggaagagagagaaatgttgaTGCTGCTTGGGCGAAGATGCTTTTCCCCTACAAGAAAGGGCAGAAATTCACTTAGCCGGAACCTTTCAGTGCTCTGCTCTGTCACAACCAGGTAGAGGATACTGCTTCGGAGAAGAACTAGATTTGGGACCCTTAtggtgattcccccccacacacacatacatgaaaTTGTGCAGAGCAAGCCttgttttcagcagcagtgtgtgAGAAGCAGCCCTTGATGGGGGGCGAAAAGAGGGACTGTCTGTGGGTGTTCATAAGCAAGAGCTTCAATTCAAAGCTCAGCTCAGCCAAGAACAGCACCGAGCTTTAGGAAAACCCTCTcaagccgcccccaccccagcctctgTTACAGACAGCTGACTCAAGTGCCACCCCTCCACAGAGAATTGTGCACCACAAACCCTGAAAAAGTGTGGGGtgagataggtgtgtgtgtgtacatggcgGATGCAAAAGAGTTTCTCCTCGGGTCGCATAGATTCAAATGTGGTGTCTTGAGGATGGTGGACTTGAgctgcgggggggtgggggacccaCCCGCAGTGGCCTCTGCACTCCAGATTCAAAAACAGAAGCCCAGATTTTGCTTTTCACAGACGGGAACAAGAAGGATGCTGGACCGGCATTCACCCCAAAAGCTCAGCCTCTACCCGccagcttcctcccccccccaacaccccttCCCCTGCATTCCAAGCAGCCTCCTGACCGGCCCCCTTAGCCTGCAGGAAAACATCTGGTAAACATCTGGCTCCAATTAGAAGAGGAGGCAGGAGGAGAGGATGGGTTATTTTTATCACACCGCACTAAGGAGGGGGAGGTGAAAAGCAGGAAGGCGGATCTTCTGAGGCCTCTTTGCCCCACGGACAGTGACCCCAAACATCCCTCAACAGGCCGTCAGTCTGCCAACAGGGCCAGAAGCTGGCAGGTCAGGGGTGGCTGTTCTTTTGGATGGGGAAACGAACTGCTTTCCCTAACCACAAAATGCACTCTTAAGAACTGGATTTAGAGCTGCTTGCGCTGTCAGGAAACGGTCCCGTCTTCCGttcacccccacccactccccgGCAGCTAAGAGACAAAAGccaccctccccctccacccccagcccTGGGGGAGAAGTATGGAGGGTGCTGGATGGGGGCTGTGACCCCAAGCAAACGAGTCCCGTCCATTCCGACTTCCAAAATTAAGCCCAGGGAAATCTGTGCAAGGCTGGCGGGGCTGAAAGTTGGGAAAGAGCGTGAGAATTGCTTTGCTTTCCCACAGAAAGAATTGATTCGTAAGATCCCCCAAGCTGTGGTGCATGGGGAGATGGCACAGGAGGCCACTCCGGTAGAAAGAAGAGCCGGGGCAAGCAGGCATAGGCCTTTTCAGGGAAATATCAAAACCTCCACATtggttgtggggcggggggggggggggtagcaggACGAGGACTGGAACAAAGAGCCTGTGCTGCAAAAATGCACTCACAGCACATTTTATCACCACCCCTTTGAATGAGCCACCACCCAGCTGGCCCCGTTCTATGCTGTGGGGCACTTTTAGAAAAAGAAGTCAACAAAGCAACCCCACTGAAGGAGACAACGGGGGCTTGGACTACCACCACCAAGGTGAGCTGTGGGAAACTGGAATGAGTCTGCTTTATAAAAGGTAAGGCACATTTTTACACAACTCATTATTGGCTTATAACAGGCACACAGGGTCCTATAGGCAATAAAGGCACACATGAAGCCAAAAGAGCCGCCCTGGGGTAGGTGAACTCCAGGCAGAGAGGAGCCCTTCAAGGCGGCCACGTGAGAGCTGCcaatcccccacccctaccctTCCCACCTGGAGAAGGAGCCTCCAGGCCCACTAGTCCAGTTTGCACCCCACAGTCCTGATGAGCAGCCAACGCACCAACGGCTTTGCAGGGCGAAAGGAGGCAGGCAGTGGTGGGTGTTCTGGGAAGGCCCATCCACAGGCCTgccactcccctcccccagcccacccgCATGTGAAGGGGCCTGGAAGAGGGCCGCCCCAGCCCTGCATCAACCTTGGAGAGGGGACAAGGCGAGGAGAGCTGCTCATGGACAATTCAACGGGGAGGGGGCCACCGGAGCTGGTGCTTGCTCCTCCACAAAGCTCCTGGAAACAATCCGGATGggatggggcggggcggggcaggcaCAGAGGGGTCCCCAGCTCCCCAGGGAACCGTCACATCATGAGAAAGCCAGGGGAAGAGATAGACGCAGAGTGGGGGCCGTTGGCACAGCTCCTGGCCTGCCCGCCTGCCTTGGTGTGGCTGTGGTGAAGCAGGACAGGGCGGAAGCCTCTTCCTTTTGACTCAGCCCAGAGGTGTGGCAAAGACACTCTCCTCCCCACTAGACCCACATTCCTTCTGGGCAGGCCCTTCTGGCTCATGAACGTGGCCTTTGTACATCTTGCAGACTGATACCAGCAGGCCGACCGGATCTCTGGCCCATCTCCCCTCCTTCATCCGTCCCCCCTCCTTCAGTTCCATTGCATGCTGTGCCTCTCTGCTGCCCCATAGATGCAGCTGCGCCCCCTTGGCCATGCTCCCTGCACAGAAATTGTCCTCACATGTAAACATGGGTGGGGGTACCAGCTGTGGATATGGCCACATTGCTTCACATTCATTGGCCACCCACTTCTCTCCCCACAGACGTGGATGGTGCCAGAGAAAGGTGTCACCAGAagtggagggaaaggggtggtgCAGGCCTTGAGTTGGCGGTCCGCTCCGATGAGTTCACGGAGTATTTTCCCTGAGGGCTCCTCTCGTGGCTTGTCCCTGTGGCTTCAGGTAAACCTCTTCTCTTGCCTCCCACCCACCATGCAAATCAGCTGCCTCTTAGGGCAGGTTGTGCTAAATGTTTGCTGGCACGGTCACCCAGAAAGCCCTTAGGGAGGCACAAGAAGGAGTTCCACAGGTTGGTAGTGGCCCACCATGTGTGGGTGAGGGAGCAGGTGGATCAATAGTAGTGGACTCTACCGATGGTACCAGTACCACTGCCCAGGATATCAGGTTGCCCATTGCGCCAGATCTCCCGGAGGATCCGCTCTCGCTCCTCCAGGCGCTGGGCGCGTTCCAGCTCTTCTGCTGAGGCAAAGACGTTGACGGTGAGAGTCCCATCCGGTGTGCCGTGGGGCTCCAAAGGCAGCTCTGTCATGGCCAACGCTGGCTCAGCTACCACGTGGTCAACAGtgtcgtcttcctcctcctcgtcatcttcctcctcatcctcactTAAGTCCCGCAGGCTTTTGCGGGGTCtcggggggatggtttgaggctGCCACGAGATATGGATGACCAACAGGCACAGCGTCAACACCAGGCCAAAGCACACCCCCAGCACGAAGTACAGGCCAAAGCTCTCAGGATTATCTAGGCAAGACAGGCAAGGGGCAGGATGAGAAATGGAGCCTGAGATCACCGAGTCAGTCTTTGGGAGATTCAAAGCAAGGCTAACGAAAGGAAATTGTTAgtgtgtgcaggggtgggggtcccTACTGGATTCTGGTGGAGATATTGGGTTATTAATCAACTCTGCAAGCAACAGAGTTAATCTACTGTCTCTTAATGACAGCCAGAATGTTAATAGCCAAACACTGGAAAAAGAACAGAGATCCCATCAATTAAGCAGTGAGACAGAAAATGTGGGTCAGTACTGACAATATAGAATGGAcggggaggtgggaaaggaataATGTTCTTGGGTTGACATGATGTTTGAGGTGGGTCTTGCAGGAAGACAACTTAAAAGATCTGACGTAACAAA contains the following coding sequences:
- the EVA1B gene encoding protein eva-1 homolog B isoform X3; translated protein: METHNREMELLSNSIAAYAHIRDNPESFGLYFVLGVCFGLVLTLCLLVIHISWQPQTIPPRPRKSLRDLSEDEEEDDEEEEDDTVDHVVAEPALAMTELPLEPHGTPDGTLTVNVFASAEELERAQRLEERERILREIWRNGQPDILGSGTGTIGRVHYY
- the EVA1B gene encoding protein eva-1 homolog B isoform X2 gives rise to the protein MVMTPLTPSPRYRQGVAMETHNREMELLSNSIAAYAHIRDNPESFGLYFVLGVCFGLVLTLCLLVIHISWQPQTIPPRPRKSLRDLSEDEEEDDEEEEDDTVDHVVAEPALAMTELPLEPHGTPDGTLTVNVFASAEELERAQRLEERERILREIWRNGQPDILGSGTGTIGRVHYY
- the EVA1B gene encoding protein eva-1 homolog B isoform X1, with amino-acid sequence METCCFYYRTSLKIPLLARTNPKYRQGVAMETHNREMELLSNSIAAYAHIRDNPESFGLYFVLGVCFGLVLTLCLLVIHISWQPQTIPPRPRKSLRDLSEDEEEDDEEEEDDTVDHVVAEPALAMTELPLEPHGTPDGTLTVNVFASAEELERAQRLEERERILREIWRNGQPDILGSGTGTIGRVHYY